In Alkalihalobacterium alkalinitrilicum, a genomic segment contains:
- a CDS encoding farnesyl diphosphate synthase, which translates to MDLNLNEFLKRSKTMIDQQLPTYISELKAPPSLKEAMLYSISAGGKRIRPVLLLATLQAFNQDEKVGIDVACAIEMLHTYSLIHDDLPAMDDDDLRRGMPTNHKVYGEAMAILAGDALLTYSFQLISDMDVPSITDQMKIKLIQEFAKASGPEGMVGGQVADFEGEKKRLSLQELEYVHHHKTGDLLTYSVLAGAILAGANNIELEKLRLFGKELGLVFQIKDDILDVEGDVSTIGKPIGSDSDRDKSTYPSLLSMDGAKSKLFEHTKRAKEYLYSINLENTLLMEITDYIAERDH; encoded by the coding sequence ATTGATCTCAACTTAAATGAATTTCTTAAACGAAGTAAAACAATGATTGACCAGCAACTTCCGACATACATTAGTGAATTAAAAGCTCCACCATCATTAAAAGAAGCAATGCTTTATTCAATTTCCGCAGGAGGAAAACGAATACGCCCAGTTTTATTATTAGCTACTCTGCAAGCTTTTAATCAGGATGAAAAAGTTGGAATTGATGTGGCTTGTGCCATTGAGATGTTACATACCTATTCTTTAATCCATGATGACTTACCTGCGATGGATGATGATGATTTACGTAGAGGAATGCCAACAAATCATAAGGTGTATGGAGAAGCTATGGCAATCCTAGCTGGAGATGCACTGCTTACATATTCATTTCAATTAATTAGTGATATGGACGTTCCCAGTATAACAGATCAGATGAAAATAAAATTAATACAAGAGTTTGCAAAAGCATCAGGACCAGAAGGAATGGTTGGTGGCCAAGTGGCAGATTTCGAAGGCGAAAAAAAACGATTGTCCTTACAGGAGCTAGAATATGTTCATCATCATAAAACTGGGGATCTCTTAACTTATTCAGTTTTGGCTGGAGCGATTTTAGCTGGTGCCAATAATATAGAACTTGAAAAATTACGCTTGTTTGGTAAAGAGCTTGGACTTGTTTTTCAAATAAAAGACGACATTCTTGATGTTGAAGGAGATGTCTCTACAATTGGAAAGCCAATTGGTAGCGATTCTGACAGAGATAAAAGCACGTATCCATCTTTACTATCTATGGATGGGGCAAAAAGTAAATTATTTGAGCATACAAAACGTGCAAAAGAATATTTATATAGTATTAACCTTGAAAATACTTTATTAATGGAAATAACTGACTATATTGCGGAAAGAGATCACTAA
- a CDS encoding exodeoxyribonuclease VII small subunit, with protein MSEQKQGELSFEEAIKELESVVEKLEQGDVPLEQAITMFQEGMNLSKLCHDKLSVVEKQLEQILTEDGEIQEVSFQEDHASD; from the coding sequence ATGAGTGAACAAAAGCAAGGGGAATTATCTTTTGAAGAAGCGATAAAAGAACTTGAAAGTGTTGTCGAGAAGCTAGAGCAAGGAGACGTTCCGTTAGAACAAGCGATTACGATGTTTCAAGAGGGAATGAACCTTTCTAAGCTATGTCATGATAAATTGTCAGTCGTCGAAAAGCAATTAGAGCAAATTCTTACAGAAGATGGAGAAATACAAGAAGTATCTTTTCAGGAGGATCATGCAAGTGATTGA
- the xseA gene encoding exodeoxyribonuclease VII large subunit: MSKETILSVTEVTRHIKRQFEQDDILQNVWIRGELSNFKHHNRGHMYFTIKDEQSRMQAVMFAGNNRFLKFKPEDGMKVLIRGEITVYEAYGQYQLYAREMQPDGVGSLYMAYEQLKEKLELEGLFAPDLKKPLPNYAMRIGIATSPTGAAIRDIVTTVRRRFPIANITLLPVLVQGEGAAPSIVKAIRQANALNTFDVLIIGRGGGSIEELWAFNEEEVARAIFESTIPIISAVGHETDFTISDFVADIRAATPTAAAELAVPELKELIRAIDLQKLRLRRALMEKLSREKQRLSQLQKSYAFRYPQQLVDQKEQELDRIYDRLEREMRRLLEKRIDQVNQLTKDVMRNHPNRKLVNSKEQVMFLRDQLLRNMKLQLKDKQNQFQKQMQTLEVLSPLRMMERGYSLAFVDTNKLVKSVTDVKRSDEVQIRVMDGTVKCQVVDIKEETLLKVDES, encoded by the coding sequence ATGTCTAAGGAAACTATTTTATCTGTAACAGAAGTAACTAGGCACATAAAAAGGCAATTTGAACAAGATGATATCTTGCAAAATGTTTGGATTAGAGGCGAACTATCCAACTTTAAGCATCACAATCGTGGACATATGTACTTTACAATTAAAGATGAACAGTCACGCATGCAAGCTGTCATGTTCGCAGGAAATAACCGTTTTCTTAAATTTAAACCCGAAGATGGAATGAAAGTTCTAATCCGTGGCGAGATTACAGTATATGAAGCCTATGGACAATATCAATTGTATGCTCGAGAAATGCAGCCAGACGGAGTCGGGAGCTTATATATGGCTTATGAGCAATTAAAGGAAAAGTTGGAACTTGAAGGCTTATTTGCGCCCGATTTAAAAAAGCCTCTCCCAAATTATGCAATGAGAATTGGAATTGCAACTTCACCAACAGGGGCAGCGATTCGCGATATTGTTACAACGGTAAGAAGGCGGTTTCCGATTGCGAATATTACGTTATTACCTGTTTTAGTACAAGGTGAAGGAGCTGCACCATCAATTGTTAAAGCGATTCGACAAGCGAATGCTTTAAATACATTTGACGTATTAATAATTGGTCGTGGTGGAGGCTCAATTGAGGAACTTTGGGCATTCAATGAGGAAGAAGTTGCGCGCGCGATTTTTGAGTCTACAATTCCCATTATCTCTGCCGTAGGGCATGAAACGGATTTTACTATTTCGGACTTTGTTGCTGATATTCGAGCAGCAACACCTACTGCAGCAGCTGAACTGGCAGTTCCTGAGTTGAAAGAGCTTATAAGGGCTATTGATCTACAAAAACTTAGATTGCGGCGCGCCTTAATGGAAAAGCTTTCTCGTGAAAAACAAAGATTAAGTCAATTGCAAAAATCATATGCATTTCGGTATCCTCAGCAACTAGTAGATCAAAAAGAGCAAGAATTAGATCGGATATATGATCGTTTAGAGCGAGAAATGCGTCGGCTACTGGAAAAACGTATAGACCAGGTCAATCAGTTAACAAAAGATGTCATGAGAAATCATCCGAATAGGAAGCTAGTAAATTCAAAAGAACAAGTGATGTTTTTAAGAGATCAACTTTTGCGAAATATGAAATTGCAATTAAAAGATAAGCAAAACCAATTTCAAAAACAGATGCAAACATTAGAAGTACTTAGCCCGTTAAGAATGATGGAGCGTGGTTACAGCTTAGCTTTTGTTGATACGAATAAGCTCGTAAAGTCGGTAACTGATGTAAAGAGAAGTGATGAAGTTCAAATTCGGGTTATGGATGGTACGGTAAAGTGCCAAGTGGTAGATATTAAAGAGGAAACTTTATTAAAGGTGGATGAGTCATGA
- the folD gene encoding bifunctional methylenetetrahydrofolate dehydrogenase/methenyltetrahydrofolate cyclohydrolase FolD — protein sequence MSATIISGKELAANKRQDMKLEVEKLSKQGIIPGLAVILIGEHPASKSYVSGKVKACEEVGIRSILIEKSEDITEEELLNLIDSLNNDKEIHGILVQLPLPNHISERAVIEKISPDKDVDGFHPINIGKMMIGEETFLPCTPFGIVEMLKSKEIKLEGKHVVVIGRSNIVGKPVGQLLLNENATVTYCHSRTENMKELTKQADILIVAVGKANFVDSSYVKGGAAVIDVGVNRLDTGKLCGDVVFDEVKEVASYLTPVPGGVGPMTITMLLHNTIISAKRGI from the coding sequence ATGTCAGCAACGATTATAAGTGGGAAAGAATTAGCAGCAAACAAAAGACAAGATATGAAATTAGAAGTAGAAAAACTAAGTAAGCAGGGAATTATCCCAGGGTTAGCAGTTATTTTAATTGGAGAACATCCAGCTTCAAAATCTTATGTATCTGGTAAGGTGAAAGCATGTGAAGAGGTTGGTATTCGTTCCATTCTCATTGAGAAATCTGAAGATATAACCGAAGAAGAATTACTGAATTTAATTGATAGCTTAAATAATGATAAGGAAATTCATGGAATTCTCGTTCAATTGCCACTACCGAATCATATTTCTGAAAGAGCTGTGATTGAAAAGATTAGCCCAGATAAAGATGTCGACGGATTTCATCCGATTAATATTGGAAAAATGATGATTGGTGAAGAAACCTTTCTACCGTGTACACCATTTGGGATTGTTGAAATGCTTAAGTCAAAGGAAATTAAATTAGAAGGAAAACATGTTGTCGTTATTGGAAGAAGTAATATCGTAGGAAAACCAGTTGGACAACTATTGTTAAATGAAAATGCAACTGTGACATACTGTCACTCGCGGACGGAAAATATGAAAGAGCTAACAAAACAAGCGGATATCCTTATTGTTGCAGTTGGAAAGGCAAATTTTGTTGATTCGAGCTATGTCAAAGGTGGTGCAGCCGTAATTGATGTTGGTGTTAATCGCTTAGATACTGGTAAATTATGCGGTGACGTTGTTTTTGATGAAGTGAAAGAAGTCGCATCTTATTTAACACCTGTACCTGGTGGGGTGGGACCAATGACAATTACGATGCTATTACATAATACAATCATTTCCGCAAAGAGAGGGATTTGA
- the nusB gene encoding transcription antitermination factor NusB yields MNRRLARLRAVQALFQIDLTAIEWKEALANTLEDDEKLTPFLEEIVSGTLSHQEEIDKILSGNLSNWTLDRVGNVDRAVLRMAVHEMKYIDDIPMNVTFNEAIELAKAFGGEESGRFVNGVLSKVVQAISKEEN; encoded by the coding sequence ATGAACAGACGTCTAGCACGTTTAAGAGCAGTCCAAGCACTATTTCAAATTGATTTGACAGCTATTGAATGGAAAGAAGCATTAGCAAACACACTTGAGGATGATGAGAAGTTGACTCCATTTCTTGAAGAAATAGTTTCAGGAACTTTGTCACACCAAGAGGAAATTGATAAGATTTTATCAGGTAATTTATCAAACTGGACGTTAGATCGAGTTGGTAATGTTGATCGGGCAGTTCTTCGCATGGCTGTACATGAAATGAAATACATTGACGATATTCCAATGAATGTTACGTTTAATGAGGCAATTGAACTTGCAAAAGCTTTTGGTGGAGAAGAATCAGGTCGTTTTGTAAATGGAGTATTATCAAAAGTTGTTCAAGCGATAAGTAAAGAAGAAAACTAA
- a CDS encoding Asp23/Gls24 family envelope stress response protein encodes MAENHILDLEEQKNELGKVEISPEVIEVIAGIASSEVDGVATMRGNFATGVAERLGRKNHGKGVKVELKEEGIIVDVSVIIIYGVSIPDVAKKIQSNVKQALQTMTGIDLEAVNVHVVGVQFESQTEPQELVEE; translated from the coding sequence ATGGCAGAAAATCACATTTTAGACCTAGAAGAGCAAAAAAACGAACTAGGTAAAGTAGAAATTTCTCCAGAAGTCATCGAAGTAATTGCAGGTATTGCATCATCAGAAGTAGACGGCGTTGCAACCATGAGGGGAAATTTTGCAACTGGTGTTGCGGAGCGATTAGGAAGAAAAAATCACGGTAAGGGCGTTAAAGTTGAGCTAAAAGAAGAAGGAATTATCGTAGATGTATCTGTAATTATTATATACGGTGTATCTATTCCTGATGTAGCTAAAAAAATTCAATCCAATGTAAAGCAAGCTCTTCAAACAATGACAGGGATTGATCTTGAAGCAGTAAATGTACATGTCGTTGGTGTACAATTTGAATCACAAACAGAGCCACAAGAATTAGTTGAAGAATAA
- the accC gene encoding acetyl-CoA carboxylase biotin carboxylase subunit, producing MIKKVLIANRGEIAVRIIRACKELGIETVAVYSEADKDALHVRLADQAFCIGPTPSAKSYLNFTNIMSVATLTEVDAIHPGYGFLAENADFAEICSACNVTFVGPSPEAINKMGTKDVARETMAKANVPIVPGSKGIIENVNAGIKIASEIGYPVIIKATAGGGGKGIRVARNEEELKKGIQITQQEAETAFGNPGVYLEKYIEDFRHVEIQVLADNYGNVIHLGERDCSIQRRLQKLLEETPSPAIDQEMRDEMGQAAVAAAKAVNYTGAGTVEFIYDYNNRQYYFMEMNTRIQVEHPVTEMVTGIDLIKEQLLVASDKALSVTQEEVTFTGWSMECRINAENPNKNFMPSPGKITKYLPPGGLGVRIDSAAYPGYTISPFYDSMIAKVITYGATRDEAIARMKRALAEFEIEGIDTTIPFHLRLLEHEKFVSGEFNTKFLEQYDLTSK from the coding sequence ATGATAAAAAAGGTTCTAATTGCTAACCGAGGAGAAATTGCTGTTCGAATTATTCGAGCATGTAAAGAGTTAGGGATAGAAACGGTTGCTGTTTATTCTGAAGCGGATAAAGATGCCCTTCATGTTAGACTAGCTGACCAAGCTTTTTGTATAGGTCCAACTCCTTCGGCAAAAAGCTACCTTAACTTCACAAACATTATGAGTGTAGCAACATTAACTGAGGTGGATGCGATCCACCCAGGCTATGGATTTTTAGCTGAAAATGCAGATTTTGCAGAAATATGCTCAGCCTGCAATGTTACATTTGTTGGACCGAGTCCAGAAGCAATTAATAAAATGGGGACGAAAGACGTAGCTAGAGAAACGATGGCGAAAGCGAATGTCCCTATTGTACCTGGATCTAAAGGGATCATTGAAAATGTTAATGCAGGTATAAAGATAGCAAGTGAAATTGGCTATCCTGTCATTATAAAAGCAACAGCTGGCGGTGGCGGAAAAGGAATTCGCGTTGCTCGTAATGAAGAAGAGTTGAAGAAAGGCATTCAAATTACACAACAAGAAGCAGAGACCGCTTTCGGTAATCCAGGTGTGTATCTTGAAAAATATATTGAAGATTTCCGTCATGTTGAAATTCAAGTGTTAGCAGATAACTATGGCAACGTTATTCACCTAGGGGAAAGAGACTGTAGCATCCAAAGAAGACTTCAGAAGCTATTAGAAGAAACCCCATCACCAGCAATCGACCAAGAGATGAGAGATGAAATGGGGCAAGCAGCAGTAGCTGCTGCTAAGGCTGTAAATTATACTGGAGCAGGTACAGTTGAATTCATCTACGATTATAATAATCGTCAGTATTATTTTATGGAAATGAATACGCGAATCCAAGTTGAACATCCAGTAACTGAAATGGTGACGGGAATTGACCTTATTAAAGAACAACTTCTTGTAGCCTCGGATAAAGCATTGTCGGTAACGCAAGAAGAAGTGACGTTTACTGGTTGGTCGATGGAATGTCGTATTAATGCGGAAAATCCGAATAAAAATTTCATGCCATCTCCAGGGAAGATTACAAAGTATTTACCTCCTGGTGGTCTAGGTGTTCGAATTGACTCAGCAGCTTATCCAGGCTATACGATTTCACCATTTTATGATTCTATGATAGCAAAAGTAATCACTTATGGTGCGACTCGAGATGAAGCCATTGCAAGGATGAAACGAGCATTAGCTGAGTTTGAAATTGAAGGAATTGATACGACAATTCCGTTTCATTTACGATTACTAGAACATGAAAAGTTCGTCTCAGGGGAGTTTAATACGAAATTTTTAGAGCAGTATGATTTAACTAGCAAGTAA
- the accB gene encoding acetyl-CoA carboxylase biotin carboxyl carrier protein has translation MLKIQEIKELIKVIDKSTIDFVKIEQEGTKLTIKRNTSQTITAPFVEEFPSQMANQQAIPQQVEKPNLIKNEQTIEVPVQPEAKVNDTHVTINSPMVGTFYSAPAPDADQYVKTGDQVNESTVVCIVEAMKLMNELEAEVKGKIVEVLVQNGELVEYGQPLFVVQPD, from the coding sequence ATGTTGAAAATTCAAGAGATAAAAGAACTGATTAAAGTCATTGACAAGTCGACAATAGATTTCGTAAAGATCGAACAAGAGGGTACTAAGTTAACTATCAAAAGAAATACAAGTCAAACCATAACAGCTCCATTTGTTGAAGAATTCCCAAGTCAAATGGCTAATCAGCAAGCGATACCACAACAGGTAGAAAAGCCAAATCTGATTAAGAATGAACAAACAATTGAAGTCCCTGTTCAGCCAGAAGCAAAAGTAAATGACACACACGTAACGATTAATTCACCGATGGTCGGAACATTTTATTCTGCTCCAGCACCAGATGCTGATCAGTACGTCAAAACAGGTGATCAGGTGAATGAAAGTACAGTCGTTTGTATTGTTGAAGCGATGAAGTTAATGAATGAACTTGAAGCGGAAGTTAAAGGGAAAATCGTCGAAGTCCTTGTTCAAAATGGAGAATTAGTAGAATACGGGCAACCATTATTTGTTGTCCAACCAGATTAG
- a CDS encoding SpoIIIAH-like family protein: MVLKKQTVWLLTMLSLIVVLSVYYMTSQGQNPTDLAYMDDEMNELSEILEEENAAGEVSVTIEEDDMEEVMTESNGEGESESGMISAINSNEFFTEIRLDREVSRSKMLQEYTNIIAEADVPAQVKVEALASQNNLLALEQKENLLETLIRSKGYDDVLVLTEEEQVKIIVKADELSKEQANEILLMANEQLGEKLVVVGHQPSK; encoded by the coding sequence ATGGTATTAAAGAAACAAACAGTTTGGTTATTAACAATGCTTAGTTTAATCGTTGTATTATCTGTTTATTACATGACTTCTCAGGGGCAAAATCCAACCGATTTAGCTTATATGGACGACGAAATGAATGAATTAAGTGAGATACTGGAAGAGGAAAATGCTGCAGGGGAAGTTTCTGTAACTATTGAAGAAGACGACATGGAAGAAGTGATGACAGAGAGTAACGGTGAAGGTGAAAGTGAAAGTGGAATGATCTCAGCTATTAACAGCAATGAATTTTTTACAGAAATCCGATTAGATCGTGAAGTTTCACGCAGTAAGATGCTTCAAGAGTATACGAATATCATTGCTGAAGCCGATGTTCCAGCTCAAGTAAAAGTTGAAGCATTAGCAAGTCAAAATAACTTGTTAGCTCTAGAACAAAAGGAAAATTTACTTGAAACATTAATTCGTTCGAAAGGCTATGATGATGTATTAGTTCTTACAGAAGAAGAACAAGTAAAAATCATTGTAAAGGCAGATGAGTTATCAAAAGAACAAGCAAATGAAATTCTTCTAATGGCGAATGAACAATTAGGAGAAAAGTTAGTGGTCGTAGGACACCAACCTTCAAAATAA
- the spoIIIAG gene encoding stage III sporulation protein AG has product MEKGDKGDKQWLKKLFDQKSGSPKKKNTIQYVVMVLCVGVGLMILGNFIGDEKSAPPSEPVFNQNENEDAEPVLGRSSSSGPMTMEDYEIRYENQLKEVLDQMIGVSDVSIMINLAETEKRVYERNSSTKHQKTDETDREGGTRQVDDLTRDEQVVIVRNGDKEEPLLVKKQKPEIRGVLVVAQGADNIQVKSRIVEAVSRVLDVPAHRVSVMPKKIEEE; this is encoded by the coding sequence ATGGAAAAAGGTGATAAAGGGGATAAGCAATGGTTAAAAAAATTATTTGACCAAAAATCAGGCAGTCCAAAGAAAAAGAATACAATACAATACGTGGTAATGGTCCTATGTGTTGGTGTTGGACTCATGATATTAGGCAATTTCATTGGAGACGAAAAGAGTGCTCCACCAAGTGAACCAGTGTTCAACCAAAATGAAAATGAAGATGCTGAACCAGTGCTAGGGCGAAGCAGTTCTTCTGGTCCTATGACAATGGAAGACTATGAAATTCGTTATGAAAATCAACTCAAAGAAGTGTTAGATCAAATGATAGGTGTTTCCGATGTATCAATAATGATTAATCTAGCAGAAACAGAAAAACGTGTCTATGAAAGAAATAGTAGTACAAAACATCAAAAAACTGATGAGACAGACCGTGAAGGTGGAACGAGACAAGTAGATGATTTAACGAGAGATGAGCAAGTTGTCATTGTCCGCAATGGAGACAAAGAAGAACCGCTTTTAGTAAAAAAGCAAAAGCCTGAAATTCGTGGTGTACTTGTTGTTGCTCAAGGTGCTGACAATATTCAAGTTAAATCAAGGATTGTCGAAGCTGTTAGTAGAGTACTCGATGTTCCAGCCCACCGAGTCTCAGTAATGCCTAAGAAAATAGAGGAGGAATAA
- the spoIIIAF gene encoding stage III sporulation protein AF, with translation MSFLTDWLTNIIIFILLATILELLLPNSSMQRYVKMVVGLLLLVIILNPLLSIFSKDINDILPDFTKYEQVTENSLENSIERKKIEIESGQRAYISEQMAVQLKRKVEEELVARFDVEVNGIIITLDEFAFEQAEDAIVDVTVHLKEVKDQEEQGDLVQSVQVVSIDTSKEFPSQSREDTVMNVAPIQSFLADEWQIPKDKISLAWEGGEQ, from the coding sequence TTGAGCTTTTTAACAGATTGGCTAACCAATATAATTATTTTTATTTTATTAGCTACGATCTTAGAGCTCCTACTACCAAACTCCAGTATGCAACGTTATGTCAAGATGGTTGTAGGTCTACTGTTATTAGTTATTATTCTCAATCCTTTGCTCTCTATTTTTTCTAAAGATATCAATGATATTTTACCTGATTTTACCAAATATGAACAAGTTACAGAAAATTCTTTAGAAAATTCAATAGAAAGAAAGAAAATAGAAATAGAAAGTGGACAACGTGCATATATTTCAGAACAGATGGCTGTCCAATTAAAGAGAAAAGTAGAAGAGGAGTTGGTAGCAAGATTTGATGTAGAAGTTAACGGTATTATTATTACCCTCGATGAATTTGCCTTTGAACAAGCCGAGGATGCAATTGTCGACGTAACAGTCCACCTTAAAGAAGTAAAAGATCAAGAAGAACAAGGCGATCTTGTGCAATCCGTACAAGTTGTAAGCATTGATACAAGCAAAGAATTCCCATCTCAATCTCGAGAAGATACAGTAATGAATGTAGCGCCGATTCAATCATTCTTAGCAGATGAATGGCAAATTCCTAAAGATAAAATTTCTTTAGCCTGGGAAGGAGGGGAGCAGTGA
- the spoIIIAE gene encoding stage III sporulation protein AE → MRIVIISFFAFLLFLPFGVSAETVPMEEQNFVDEQLEKLGVDEVREYWDKIATEYGGFLPESQKGSFMEFVKGEKEFSIKEWFGGLIKFFLHELLVNGKLLGSLILLTLFAMVLQSLQNAFEQHTISKVAYAITYMVLIVIALNSFHIAITYATDAISNMIHFMIALLPLLLALMAAVGSVTSVALFHPLIVFLVNTSGLLIQHIVMPLLFLSAILSIVSTLSDHYKVTKLANFLRNFSIGILGVFLTVFLGVISVQGATSAVTDGITVRTAKFIAGNFVPVVGRMFTDAADTVMGASVLLKNTVGLAGLAILLLLCAFPAIKVLSLAIIYTVAAAVLQPLGGGPIIDCLSIIGKSVIFIFAALATVCLMFFLALTIIIAAGNVSLMMR, encoded by the coding sequence ATGCGTATCGTTATCATAAGTTTTTTTGCATTTTTACTCTTTTTACCATTTGGAGTATCAGCTGAAACCGTTCCAATGGAAGAGCAAAATTTTGTAGACGAACAGTTAGAAAAATTAGGAGTAGATGAAGTTCGAGAATATTGGGACAAGATTGCAACAGAGTACGGTGGTTTTTTACCAGAAAGCCAAAAAGGCTCATTTATGGAATTTGTAAAAGGCGAAAAAGAGTTTTCAATAAAAGAATGGTTTGGTGGACTTATAAAATTTTTTCTTCATGAATTATTAGTAAATGGTAAGTTACTTGGCTCACTCATCTTGTTAACACTCTTTGCAATGGTACTTCAATCGTTACAAAATGCTTTTGAACAACATACGATTAGTAAGGTCGCCTATGCGATCACGTACATGGTACTCATTGTGATTGCTCTAAACAGTTTTCATATTGCGATTACGTACGCAACCGATGCAATAAGTAATATGATCCATTTCATGATTGCATTATTGCCTTTGTTATTAGCATTAATGGCTGCTGTAGGAAGTGTTACATCCGTGGCCTTATTTCATCCACTAATAGTGTTTCTTGTAAATACTAGTGGTTTACTTATACAGCATATTGTAATGCCTTTATTATTTCTATCTGCCATATTAAGTATCGTTAGTACGCTTAGTGATCATTACAAAGTAACTAAATTAGCCAATTTTCTTCGGAACTTTAGTATAGGAATATTAGGTGTTTTTTTAACTGTATTTTTAGGGGTAATTTCTGTACAAGGTGCAACTTCTGCTGTGACGGATGGAATTACAGTTAGAACGGCAAAATTTATTGCTGGTAATTTTGTTCCAGTAGTAGGAAGAATGTTTACGGATGCAGCTGACACCGTTATGGGAGCTAGTGTACTACTAAAAAACACAGTGGGACTAGCTGGGTTGGCCATTCTCTTATTACTTTGTGCATTCCCCGCGATAAAAGTATTGTCACTGGCAATCATCTACACGGTTGCAGCAGCAGTCCTCCAACCACTTGGAGGTGGCCCAATTATTGATTGTTTATCAATCATTGGAAAATCGGTTATTTTCATATTTGCAGCGTTAGCAACAGTATGCTTAATGTTTTTTCTAGCTTTAACAATAATAATTGCAGCCGGAAATGTATCGTTAATGATGCGATAA
- the spoIIIAD gene encoding stage III sporulation protein AD, which yields MTIEIIQIVGLGLITTFLALVVKEQKPIFAFLLTVFVGILIFLFIIDEIVKVVAMLENIAQNANINMVYLQTILKIIGIAYIAEFGAQIAKDAGQAAIASKIELAGKILILVMAIPILTSIIEMIISLIPS from the coding sequence GTGACCATTGAAATCATACAAATTGTAGGTTTAGGGCTCATCACCACCTTCCTTGCTCTCGTAGTGAAAGAACAAAAGCCAATTTTTGCATTTTTACTGACTGTATTTGTTGGAATTCTTATCTTTTTGTTTATCATAGATGAAATTGTCAAAGTAGTTGCGATGCTTGAAAATATTGCTCAAAATGCAAACATTAACATGGTCTATTTACAAACGATCTTAAAAATTATTGGGATTGCTTATATTGCTGAGTTTGGCGCTCAAATTGCAAAAGATGCTGGACAAGCAGCCATTGCCTCAAAGATTGAGTTGGCTGGAAAAATATTAATTCTAGTAATGGCAATACCTATCCTTACATCCATCATCGAAATGATCATTTCATTAATTCCAAGTTAA
- the spoIIIAC gene encoding stage III sporulation protein AC has translation MAYDVNIIFQIAGIGIVVAMIHTVLKQMGKEDWAHWVTLIGFVVVLYMVASIVDDLFQKIKGVFLFQG, from the coding sequence GTGGCATATGATGTAAATATCATATTTCAAATCGCAGGAATAGGAATTGTTGTTGCCATGATCCATACCGTATTAAAACAAATGGGAAAAGAGGATTGGGCGCATTGGGTAACTCTCATCGGATTTGTTGTTGTATTGTATATGGTGGCTTCCATCGTCGATGATTTATTTCAAAAAATTAAAGGTGTCTTTTTATTTCAAGGATAG
- the spoIIIAB gene encoding stage III sporulation protein SpoIIIAB translates to MKLIGAMIILIATTWVGFEIARRLSERPRQLRQLKIALQSLEAEIMYGMTPLAEACHNLAKQMPKPVSYFFSRFAERLKSQEESVPIAWEESLKETWQLTALCDTEYEIMQQFGSTLGQHDRSNQQKHIILTITHLEREESEARDRQNRYEKMIKSLGFLTGLLIIILML, encoded by the coding sequence TTGAAGCTCATAGGTGCAATGATTATTTTAATTGCTACAACTTGGGTTGGATTTGAAATTGCAAGAAGGTTAAGTGAACGTCCACGCCAATTAAGACAATTGAAAATTGCGCTGCAATCACTAGAAGCTGAAATCATGTATGGAATGACGCCATTAGCTGAAGCTTGTCATAATTTAGCTAAACAAATGCCTAAGCCTGTATCTTACTTTTTTTCACGTTTTGCTGAACGGCTCAAAAGTCAGGAAGAAAGTGTACCAATAGCTTGGGAAGAGAGTTTGAAAGAAACGTGGCAACTTACAGCCTTATGTGATACTGAATATGAAATTATGCAACAGTTTGGTTCGACACTTGGACAACATGACCGTTCCAATCAACAAAAACATATCATTCTTACTATTACTCATCTAGAACGTGAAGAAAGTGAAGCTAGAGATCGGCAAAACCGATATGAAAAAATGATCAAAAGTCTAGGGTTCTTAACAGGCTTACTCATCATTATATTGATGTTGTAG